A window of the Zavarzinia compransoris genome harbors these coding sequences:
- a CDS encoding VOC family protein — MSIFTHVCVGTNDLGRARRFYDDALGRLGYKRVADLGENGSIWGEDGPAFFVLKPGNGLPATYANGGTISFVAPTRAAIDAFHAAALALGARDEGAPGPRSIAPNAYAAYIRDPDGNKLAAYCFQAP; from the coding sequence ATGAGCATTTTCACGCATGTCTGCGTCGGCACCAACGACCTCGGCCGCGCGCGCCGCTTCTATGACGATGCGCTCGGCCGGCTCGGCTACAAGCGCGTCGCCGATCTCGGCGAGAACGGCTCGATCTGGGGCGAGGACGGCCCCGCCTTCTTCGTGCTGAAGCCCGGCAACGGCCTGCCCGCGACCTATGCCAATGGCGGCACCATCAGCTTCGTCGCCCCGACGCGGGCGGCGATCGATGCCTTCCATGCCGCCGCCCTCGCGCTGGGCGCCCGGGACGAGGGGGCGCCGGGCCCGCGCAGCATCGCGCCCAATGCCTATGCCGCCTATATCCGCGATCCGGACGGCAACAAGCTCGCCGCCTATTGCTTCCAGGCGCCCTGA
- a CDS encoding DUF1302 family protein, producing MARRIVHAWGAEAVSALVLAAGLSPAAAEVEIADGLTIGGRLKQGIALAYDNKVTGGGVEIGQAAYLIELTSAWRPAANVTVTGDFWLRGDLYREFGGELTGRGIQDYSSPDFRDQFRYRLDGRGAGTAAGPLADPPRMPFGSEDEQNVFLSDFNDEMIRELAVKVTDPENRYALKIGKFVRAWGQSDGLRLLDVLHAQDYRQKFIFGDSDEMRIPSWMTAVDLDLGRLGLGDAFEAIGLDKPRLELIYMPEYHHSRFVINNPTPGDATSGGLYGLPYPLLADKASGRGVPFFGASLSDNEPDRFSLSEPTLGGRLKFDVLGGEGTLNALYGYQDMPIVKLTGAQAIIGNALHDGGNAVMVAPLDLATTEAVVQGLYVPTLRAGGTAQDIQTNVLGCPYPGGSFCSVNVQFDLDYRFRRKLVGGSFSRDMAEWQLGPKGVSPVLRTEFAYEFDKPFNRAVATTVLGTREEGTAALIVDPARGVAERDQMSFMIGADYFLWLPFWETQDTSIFTSVQFFTILTPNGEDLLFQAPYAAYGAKLHKVQNYGTLLASHNFDDGRLGAEVLVVYDLQNDGFAVRQRLDFNYFGDHWRPRIELTHFEASPEQGVLGIANQSDNIEFSLTAQF from the coding sequence ATGGCAAGACGTATCGTTCACGCGTGGGGGGCCGAGGCGGTGTCGGCGCTGGTCCTGGCGGCGGGCCTGTCCCCCGCGGCCGCGGAGGTCGAGATCGCCGACGGCCTGACCATCGGCGGCCGGTTGAAGCAGGGCATCGCCCTTGCCTATGACAATAAGGTCACCGGCGGCGGCGTCGAGATCGGCCAGGCGGCCTATCTGATCGAGCTGACCTCGGCATGGCGGCCGGCGGCCAATGTCACGGTGACCGGCGATTTCTGGCTGCGCGGCGACCTCTATCGGGAATTCGGCGGCGAACTCACCGGCCGCGGCATCCAGGATTACAGCAGCCCGGATTTCCGCGACCAGTTCCGCTACCGCCTCGACGGCCGGGGGGCGGGCACGGCGGCGGGGCCGCTGGCCGATCCCCCGCGCATGCCCTTCGGCAGCGAAGACGAGCAGAATGTCTTCCTCTCCGATTTCAACGACGAGATGATCCGCGAACTGGCGGTGAAAGTGACCGATCCCGAGAACCGCTATGCCCTGAAGATCGGGAAATTCGTCCGGGCCTGGGGTCAGTCCGACGGGCTGCGCCTGCTCGACGTCCTCCATGCCCAGGACTATCGCCAGAAATTCATCTTCGGCGATTCCGACGAGATGCGCATCCCCAGCTGGATGACCGCCGTCGATCTCGATCTCGGGCGGCTCGGCCTCGGCGATGCCTTCGAGGCGATCGGCCTCGACAAGCCGCGCCTCGAACTCATCTATATGCCCGAATATCACCACAGCCGTTTCGTCATCAACAATCCGACGCCGGGGGATGCCACCTCGGGCGGGCTCTACGGCCTGCCCTATCCCCTGCTGGCCGACAAGGCGAGCGGGCGGGGCGTGCCCTTTTTCGGCGCCTCGCTCAGCGACAACGAGCCCGACCGCTTCAGCCTGTCGGAACCGACCCTGGGCGGCCGCCTGAAATTCGACGTGCTCGGCGGCGAAGGCACGCTGAACGCGCTCTACGGCTATCAGGACATGCCCATCGTCAAGCTGACCGGGGCGCAGGCGATCATCGGCAATGCCCTGCATGACGGCGGCAATGCCGTGATGGTCGCCCCCCTCGACCTCGCCACCACCGAGGCGGTGGTGCAGGGCCTCTATGTCCCGACGCTCCGCGCCGGCGGCACGGCCCAGGATATTCAGACCAATGTCCTCGGCTGCCCCTATCCGGGCGGGTCCTTCTGTTCGGTCAATGTCCAGTTCGACCTCGACTATCGCTTCCGGCGGAAGCTGGTCGGCGGCAGTTTCAGCCGCGACATGGCCGAATGGCAGCTCGGGCCGAAAGGGGTCTCGCCCGTGCTCCGCACCGAGTTCGCCTATGAATTCGACAAGCCGTTCAACCGCGCCGTCGCCACCACCGTGCTCGGCACGCGGGAAGAGGGGACGGCCGCCCTCATCGTCGATCCCGCGCGGGGCGTTGCCGAGCGGGACCAGATGTCCTTCATGATCGGTGCCGACTATTTCCTCTGGCTGCCGTTCTGGGAAACCCAGGACACCAGCATCTTCACCAGCGTCCAGTTCTTCACCATCCTGACCCCGAACGGCGAAGACCTGCTGTTCCAGGCCCCCTATGCCGCCTATGGCGCCAAGCTGCACAAGGTGCAGAACTACGGCACCCTGCTCGCCAGTCATAATTTCGACGATGGCCGCCTGGGCGCCGAGGTGCTGGTCGTCTACGATCTCCAGAACGACGGCTTCGCCGTCCGCCAGCGCCTGGACTTCAATTATTTCGGCGACCATTGGCGGCCCCGGATCGAACTGACCCATTTCGAGGCCAGTCCCGAACAGGGCGTGCTTGGTATCGCCAACCAGTCCGACAATATCGAATTCTCCCTGACCGCCCAGTTCTGA
- a CDS encoding sigma-54-dependent Fis family transcriptional regulator, with product MIGRIGRKPPAAGGGDLPSIDDLAARIRFCPKAGRIWLDDSRMILLHVRSLGALRNELIETLGIQGARALLTRMGYASGAQDAELAIKVRGNGARDFFDFFTVGPQLHMIEGIVTVEPLRIEHDSKTGHFFGELLWHDSCEDEVHIASHGIGTEPACWMQIGYASGYTSVIMGRPILFREVECRATGHAACRIIGKPVADWSDADEDIRYLQPHAFANKADQRRIVVGLTADPPAADMPAPAPAVSPTKQLVGASAGFNVVCHMIEKVAGTSASVLLLGESGVGKEMFAQTLHRISRRAARPFVAVNCAAIPENLVEAELFGVEKGAFTGAVASRPGRFERADGGTLFLDEIGTLSLAAQGKLLRALQEGEIERVGDYRSRKVDVRLVAATNVNLRAGVADGSFREDLFYRLNVFPIQIPPLRDRRADIPVLLNHFLQFFAARHGKLVTGFSQRAITGLYAYNWPGNVRELENMIERGVILAPEGSPIDLCHLFTAGERVDPYVMEMGADGKLSDMSRDAREGRVGEVVDAVLEARTPLDELEERLLRAAVERAGGNFSEAARALGLSRAQLAYRMKKFGDADDAFAGL from the coding sequence GTGATCGGCCGTATCGGCCGCAAGCCGCCGGCGGCGGGCGGGGGCGACCTGCCCAGCATCGACGATCTCGCCGCGCGCATCCGCTTCTGCCCCAAGGCGGGGCGGATCTGGCTGGATGACAGCCGCATGATCCTGCTGCACGTCCGCTCGCTCGGCGCGCTCAGGAACGAATTGATCGAAACCCTGGGCATCCAGGGGGCGCGTGCCCTGCTCACCCGCATGGGCTATGCCTCGGGGGCGCAGGACGCGGAACTGGCGATCAAGGTGCGCGGCAACGGCGCCCGCGATTTCTTCGATTTCTTCACCGTCGGCCCGCAGCTGCACATGATCGAGGGCATCGTCACGGTCGAGCCGCTGCGCATCGAGCATGACTCGAAGACCGGCCATTTCTTCGGCGAACTGCTGTGGCACGACAGTTGCGAGGACGAGGTCCACATCGCCTCCCACGGCATCGGTACCGAGCCCGCCTGCTGGATGCAGATCGGCTATGCCTCGGGCTATACCAGCGTGATCATGGGCCGGCCGATCCTGTTCCGCGAGGTGGAATGCCGGGCGACCGGCCATGCCGCCTGCCGCATCATCGGCAAGCCGGTGGCCGACTGGTCGGACGCGGACGAGGACATCCGCTATCTCCAGCCCCATGCCTTCGCCAACAAGGCGGACCAGCGCCGCATCGTCGTCGGCCTGACCGCGGATCCGCCGGCGGCGGACATGCCGGCGCCGGCCCCGGCAGTGTCGCCGACGAAGCAATTGGTCGGCGCCTCCGCCGGCTTCAACGTCGTCTGCCATATGATCGAGAAGGTGGCGGGCACCAGCGCCTCGGTCCTGCTGCTCGGCGAATCCGGGGTGGGCAAGGAAATGTTCGCCCAGACCCTGCACCGGATCAGCCGCCGCGCCGCGCGCCCCTTCGTCGCGGTCAATTGCGCGGCCATTCCGGAGAACCTGGTCGAAGCCGAATTGTTCGGCGTCGAGAAGGGGGCCTTCACCGGGGCCGTGGCCTCCCGCCCCGGCCGTTTCGAGCGGGCGGACGGCGGCACCCTGTTCCTCGACGAGATCGGCACCCTCAGCCTCGCCGCCCAGGGCAAGCTGCTGCGCGCCCTCCAGGAAGGCGAGATCGAACGGGTCGGCGACTACCGGAGCCGCAAGGTCGACGTCCGCTTGGTGGCGGCGACCAACGTCAACTTGCGCGCCGGCGTCGCCGACGGCAGCTTCCGCGAAGACCTGTTCTATCGCCTGAACGTGTTCCCGATCCAGATCCCGCCGCTGCGCGACCGGCGGGCCGATATTCCGGTGCTGCTGAACCATTTCCTGCAGTTCTTCGCCGCGCGCCACGGCAAGCTCGTCACCGGCTTCAGCCAGCGCGCGATCACCGGCCTCTATGCCTACAATTGGCCGGGCAATGTCCGCGAACTGGAAAACATGATCGAGCGCGGCGTGATCCTGGCGCCCGAGGGCAGCCCTATCGACCTCTGCCATCTCTTCACCGCCGGCGAGCGGGTCGACCCCTACGTCATGGAAATGGGCGCGGACGGCAAGCTCAGCGACATGTCGCGCGATGCCCGCGAGGGCCGGGTGGGCGAGGTGGTCGATGCCGTGCTCGAAGCCCGCACCCCCCTCGACGAGTTGGAGGAACGCCTGCTGCGCGCCGCCGTCGAGCGCGCGGGCGGCAATTTCTCCGAGGCGGCGCGGGCCCTCGGCCTGTCGCGGGCGCAGCTCGCCTATCGCATGAAGAAGTTCGGCGATGCCGACGATGCCTTCGCCGGCCTGTAA
- a CDS encoding WD40/YVTN/BNR-like repeat-containing protein — translation MAMPFGAGKGEIAGRMPADGASRRQALALGAGALLAMPLMPRLALAAAPERLYPDPLFGIALDGAASVATGYHGAVAVSSGASWTAVGSGTRDLLRRVTRRPGGGYVAVSHRGRILESNAEGRDWRVIFEVPGVYLRAVAFASAAVGWAVGHNGLILMTRDGGKTWTESEIEDYAGRDKPRLSGIAALDESRAVVVGEFGVVGHTANGGKTWNVVTEQVYPTLLDVSISGDRGYAVGLNGTLLALSQKPGGGWAVEPQPTNTQAHMLAVAVRGSAALIAGNGMLLSLGRSGFQPASISPQVDLNYLWLGGVALGDDGRAVAVGQGGLILAAATAADTFQPAPIALATQEVAQ, via the coding sequence ATGGCCATGCCCTTTGGGGCGGGCAAGGGTGAAATCGCAGGGCGGATGCCCGCGGACGGCGCGTCGCGCCGCCAGGCGCTGGCGCTTGGGGCCGGTGCCCTGCTGGCGATGCCGCTGATGCCGCGCCTGGCCCTGGCCGCGGCGCCCGAACGGCTTTATCCCGATCCGCTGTTCGGCATCGCGCTTGACGGTGCGGCTTCGGTCGCCACCGGATACCACGGTGCCGTGGCGGTGTCGTCGGGCGCGTCCTGGACCGCGGTCGGCAGCGGCACCCGCGACCTGCTGCGCCGCGTCACCCGGCGTCCCGGCGGCGGCTATGTCGCGGTCAGCCACCGCGGCCGCATTCTCGAAAGCAATGCCGAAGGGCGCGACTGGCGCGTCATCTTCGAGGTTCCGGGCGTCTACCTGCGCGCGGTCGCCTTCGCCTCGGCGGCGGTGGGCTGGGCGGTCGGCCACAACGGCCTCATCCTGATGACCCGCGACGGCGGCAAGACCTGGACCGAGAGCGAGATCGAGGACTACGCCGGCCGTGACAAGCCGCGTCTCAGCGGCATCGCCGCCCTCGACGAGAGCCGGGCGGTCGTCGTCGGCGAATTCGGCGTCGTCGGCCATACGGCGAACGGCGGCAAGACCTGGAATGTGGTGACCGAGCAGGTCTATCCGACCTTGCTCGACGTCTCGATCTCGGGCGACCGCGGCTATGCCGTGGGCCTGAACGGCACGCTGCTGGCCCTGTCGCAGAAACCCGGCGGCGGCTGGGCGGTCGAACCCCAGCCGACCAACACGCAGGCCCATATGCTGGCGGTGGCGGTGCGCGGTTCCGCGGCCCTGATCGCCGGCAACGGCATGCTGCTCAGCCTCGGGCGCTCCGGCTTCCAGCCGGCGTCGATCTCGCCCCAGGTCGATCTGAATTACCTGTGGCTGGGCGGCGTCGCGCTCGGCGACGACGGCCGCGCGGTCGCGGTCGGGCAGGGGGGGCTCATTCTGGCAGCGGCGACGGCGGCGGATACGTTCCAGCCCGCGCCCATTGCCCTTGCCACGCAGGAGGTTGCGCAATGA
- a CDS encoding S-(hydroxymethyl)glutathione dehydrogenase/class III alcohol dehydrogenase: protein MDVRAAVAFEAGKPLEIVTVQLEGPQAGEVLVEIKATGVCHTDAYTLSGADPEGLFPAILGHEGAGVVVEVGPGVTSLKPGDHVIPLYTPECRECDYCLSRKTNLCQKIRITQGRGQMPDGTSRFSYKGQPLHHYMGTSTFANYTVVPEIALARIRPDAPFDKVCYIGCGVTTGVGAVINTAKAEPGCNAVVFGLGGIGLNVIQGLRMVGANMIVGVDLNDDKQEWGRRFGMTHFVNPKKISGDVVAHLVELTRGGADYSFDCTGNTTVMRQALECCHKGWGESIIIGVAAAGQEIATRPFQLVTGRVWRGTAFGGARGRTDVPRIVDWYMDGKIEIDPMITHVLPLDRINDAFDLMHHGKSIRAVIAF, encoded by the coding sequence ATGGACGTCCGCGCTGCGGTAGCCTTCGAGGCGGGCAAGCCGCTGGAAATCGTCACGGTCCAGCTGGAAGGGCCGCAGGCGGGTGAAGTGCTGGTCGAGATCAAGGCGACCGGGGTCTGCCATACCGACGCCTATACGCTGTCGGGGGCGGATCCGGAGGGGCTGTTCCCGGCGATCCTGGGCCATGAGGGCGCGGGCGTCGTGGTCGAGGTCGGCCCCGGGGTCACCAGCCTGAAGCCGGGGGACCATGTGATCCCCCTCTACACCCCGGAATGCCGCGAGTGCGACTATTGCCTCAGCCGCAAGACCAACCTGTGCCAGAAGATCAGGATCACCCAGGGCCGCGGCCAGATGCCGGACGGCACCAGCCGCTTCTCCTATAAGGGCCAGCCGCTGCACCATTACATGGGCACCTCGACCTTCGCCAACTACACCGTGGTGCCCGAGATCGCCCTGGCCAGGATCCGGCCGGACGCGCCCTTCGACAAGGTCTGCTATATCGGCTGCGGGGTTACCACCGGGGTCGGCGCGGTGATCAACACGGCGAAGGCGGAGCCCGGCTGCAATGCGGTCGTCTTCGGGCTGGGCGGGATCGGCCTCAACGTCATCCAGGGCCTGCGGATGGTGGGCGCCAATATGATTGTCGGCGTCGACCTCAACGACGACAAGCAAGAATGGGGCCGGCGCTTCGGCATGACCCATTTCGTCAACCCGAAGAAGATTTCGGGCGATGTCGTCGCCCATCTGGTCGAGCTGACCCGGGGCGGGGCCGACTATTCCTTCGACTGCACGGGCAATACCACGGTGATGCGGCAGGCGCTGGAATGCTGTCACAAAGGATGGGGCGAAAGCATTATCATCGGCGTCGCGGCGGCGGGCCAGGAGATCGCCACCCGTCCGTTTCAGCTGGTGACCGGGCGGGTGTGGCGGGGTACGGCCTTCGGCGGCGCCCGCGGGCGGACCGATGTGCCCAGGATCGTCGACTGGTACATGGACGGCAAGATCGAGATCGATCCCATGATCACCCATGTCCTGCCCCTCGACCGCATCAACGATGCCTTCGATCTCATGCACCACGGGAAATCCATCCGCGCCGTCATCGCGTTCTGA